One genomic window of Branchiostoma floridae strain S238N-H82 chromosome 4, Bfl_VNyyK, whole genome shotgun sequence includes the following:
- the LOC118414457 gene encoding golgin subfamily A member 4-like isoform X3: MAFTGSSLPSPTEMTIASLRNSLDILQIENTSLKADLERERGVIRHMHRDQFAKIKDLRDQEQKNVSMKVEAVKNQLQLEKEQELAKLRESLNKEHNAEVQKILRQKENEMRQMQVMFNREKLELQTRLNAAQKGGANTDRLNSNVEAEKSRLQQEITSLKEAKKKLEGELSSMTAADRQKAGELRQAHDQLQQQAAKLRKEADQQVRRLMTEMKSREHVIEQLEKDLDSQAGQAERLRVEREEMERQMQLGSTSPDRTTSPRRRAGSVEGSVEEKDQMRKIWKLEGDKTTMAKQVKDLESQVRPLVDKNQRLERKLDELAGTVKRKDEENRRLREQLDIVDTRLRKEAATRSRTNSQSSLPTDDLEQLKSTITDLKRHIADSEKRRELVSLRKKKSKLPSPRKKGAKSRGVVETYFGYDEEASVSWDSESSFSVDTNSELDISFSEDPEKDKLEASMQQLTQEHLQLQRAFQLLQEHLAATTDVEREGKMRAQLQNDLLSAQAKIEDLQRALSTQGQDTGWVEEKERLSLENRQLQDRIHQLEGVEKQLQHQVLDTEEQMELLEFRILELEEKERSSPLLKGPKDFVSGEKTSSVDGAKRQFANSDDDYSAIQRLCNDEGLQDINVFEMKRKLEDVTQKEDLDSEEQLVLLQARTILDLVDKKLKDWRSLEDDLGHTVKKLTEEKTVLTKQMSQSEDDHGATQQHLQAANQRIKELEVQTVAEAQSAREATATVIQSLEDENAQLKLMEAKARAEKDVARQQADKLEGIVEELKQKLQSSTQGRTYENELLFQNLDKLKEAQKRLSDLEQEEERHKAYIKQLEDIRASYESDPESPLALSSSDVLQKITELETRRKELENIPHEDTSSLKERIQDLEDSERKLKEKVDELSVQGESLKEENSQLKERVELLEGSDKELRGLVEELSTSEVSLKAENSELKENILKQSESSLQDIDGQKERIEDLEENVNRYKELIDRLTDSSSKLEVENADLKEKLQDLEVQKHSVEDSTATTNPTRSIDSENRIRKIEEENRKIKAQAEDLAARESILQEENHNLKEIIEDIEKQASEFKEMMEKMTASEKRLEDKNAKLRDEVSRLKSVEEENDRLRMEAKKHNNTQEELTHALESVRAAEVELKKECLSLKEKIWLLEEKETTLKEVVKDFKTTEGDLQEENNRLKDELEDLQETMKELEIAGSSLPGFSSEGSRARGSSMDLDEDETELWKKLENWEFKRDSNSSANTTKVSEEKETQTEAEDVTPLAMPTRVPIPVEDKETQTVNVAKEVEPDLRKTSMTIRIPKILEEKNIQTEGQEEDNIITNVEKENVRLMQKIRELEDSLRSSAGQDQSSPLPEKPEEPKVGYGFAHFWPDVSESAKKRIRELEASKYALQEELERVRKCESHLRTRNTELETSIHLLSANLSRAQEGKDQPEDYESFKEDQEQQECAIGTLEMATMVFEQKLAHQKAIGDGLDRAIFGVDPAECRRVNCPLLGKHHQLLQEEERLKLKIKELEVTVTTYKEQLILLKGAEKDDLLQKVLDLEVQQKSLTEENKVMARESEALRIQVSDLKAAEEDWRMRVQELEGIGQSGTESESESHARRTIKELEMSERRLQLELEEAKATAETLKDRVLELERIERELREELAKTKQERDEATENDKSLSRRIHELEESESQLRSRLTDAEAKEMVLTESLNCANEKARELGESLKCANTKVDELGEAARDFTDREAKLAERIGTLEKSEQELMEKLEKVNSESQPEDQGQSEDLLVERVAELEASEAALQERVEILEKSEKDLLEKLDKANAIAEQSSEVENEVQHLREQVRDFEQAEMQHKERISGLEALEGFLPQPVEKSEQDLTEKPEKADDMSELHDLSSEAGSDLQSLRRQLSDFEETEAQLRERIAELEASEQALQERVEILEKSEEELMEKLEKVSSISQPEDPGSDPGSELQWLRSQLIDSEETETQLKARIADLEASEDALRETLGQADSIMSEREAGFKDQIEVLHLTQVKLKERIFELETSEEELKEQLFEFGVVFDDGDLNKKKERKKSVQNQETEGDSLADEIGKLQGTEDMSAAESFTESARLDKHEVNWENKCKELEAEEQLLSEKCKILEESKASLTQQVKDLQGSEENLKQEVEILNDVNGSLEKELEDLKTSEKALKDAVNELQQENGNLKDKIKELEQSEVSLKHRMSDFANTEETRTKPSENEEDLSELLEKVIQEKSDLEEKVQELEASEKLLRDRLQELQNADESGQQNKEDEEQSLALENSELKMRIQELEEAETALNKRVLDLRNAEAKKQHTVPEVERENAELKARLQGVDSGGLDDTVAELLKEKEELERKVLELEEKDLQQQERILEMEMGAQPSDTEEQTSSNQQKRLAELEEELQDAKKRVQELEGSEQALLDRLDELEYQQDGTDMVQLPRDELDRLKAQVQQQDSTDMVRLPREELDRLKAQVSLLRETEDKLDDLEEEEEELRDRIQHSRQSSRINSQASKLQKNFEALQQEHEELQAQVHQLKTKLRDATLAGPVSDVRNKRIQTDLSWMDITVDQHGRAVVAEPEIPRPVSSPARSPHTVGRLSPEQLDQEVQNLVNALPAGEAFMEAVPDGLVHCELVMVEEDEISPSLVQDPMKNVDIRNLLEQKLQQKPVSRGIPPLPTSTPPHFRPRSGSQVSQHTMGDVSDMDSEAEAPPLPSSAPPPTRPRAQTTESEGSEAGAVPTIQTSPPTPPPQEFPQLGSVAAKVATFTSPQDDAGSDTDQDGEDLPEEGAVAARVAAFEAQSPLKSPGDGSMPDSGLGRTLLGADSSLDTTATPPTGLFDPQEQINKWVENRRQRKGLSRGFTVPVGTRRRRFYDRSEENSLADDPPAQPAEDGAEDQNVRELQETIEQLQKNNQVKDDALKNLQKALEDLQGEVKDKEDQLDDVSKAERQLQEDIKKHARDLAHGREEIQYLEQTLRDKEEDLRKLREDQRQLERDLRAKEDAMATSTQMREKVLGQEKELHEKDDYLQNLEKQCRELKQEVERLRRELEKKERDSDVTYYKAQAQMKEGEIRQKDEELHRLRTENRKLEGEAQQADRQCRKLQKEKEGLQAHVARLQQLEHRCAELQKLQDTLKKENDQLLRKAEKLQKAEQEINLLRETVATLRAHLRDIEAVDKEKEDLRARLDAISDLKQRMEAIPTSDYDTDHPSRSSPYMMTRTLPADLNMKDFPARTPGAPTDSNTADMDEVSSIIDLEVRTALAPLQAKVSRMRVKCRERDVMIMTLLDELQCTVDPDVTIMRTAEDLASEMLEEYDEPISPISGSMGNLYSYAAFGSSSERSSGQADSGRASDNSRRQMVRHSTPTTGASTSPSGGTRSSPLLDDIDVLPTRLDNGHAIRDDLDLVPVRRKRKQRPKLTAGQSSPEQMWELHQTLQDTHTNNYDVPFLPLPLPKLDSPDRRTRRPRTSPNSDGDRNKHGRDKTPHHSGARSHMSRSQQNPKRAGTHSSPQDALSRSHGPNWYPPPLNDGSSPLALTNGIAELELTNNHGVPSLANGMPSSLLTNGHRVPPVTNGVPASLLTNGHGSPHLANGLPASLLSNGFGGDRARHGSGASGSWLTVSSTADALSTVSQTTASPRQQGPPQPPSDLRILRAVGKSSVLVGWTLPPIDDMGNSNGVQVSGYKIKVDGEETQVVPSSHVSKALVEGLDLTVPFILSVQTMSTDRQLSDRVEVEFTDLQEPPSVLTSSRPSSAMSEDTSVYSDPVIEEPPRLYLAVYNYSPSRNSPNHYPEDELGLREGDVVTVFGPLREDGFYEGKVDGRRGLVPASFLEEISTSQDRPPTDTHRKQQRRSPSKRQVSKQKEGHRGSRRQGATTHKDRRQRIV, encoded by the exons GGATCTGTAGAGGAGAAAGATCAGATGAGAAAGATTTGGAAACTTGAGGGTGACAAGACCACTATG GCAAAACAGGTAAAGGATCTGGAGAGTCAGGTGCGGCCACTGGTGGACAAGAACCAGCGTCTGGAGAGAAAACTGGACGAGCTGGCGGGGACGGTCAAGAGGAAAGATGAGGAGAACCGCAGACTG AGAGAACAGCTGGACATAGTTGACACACGGTTACGTAAGGAGGCGGCCACCCGCAGCCGGACCAACTCTCAGTCCAGCCTGCCCACTGACGACCTGGAGCAGCTGAAGAGCACCATCACAGACCTCAAGAGACACATAGCT GACAGTGAGAAAAGGAGAGAGCTGGTTTCACTCAGGAAAAAGAAATCCAAACTCCCCAGTCCCAGGAAGAAAGGAGCCAAG TCCCGTGGTGTGGTGGAGACGTACTTTGGTTATGACGAGGAGGCCAGCGTGTCCTGGGATTCAGAGTCCTCCTTCTCTGTTGACACCAATTCTGAACTGGACATCTCTTTCTCTGAAGAT CCTGAAAAGGACAAGCTGGAGGCGTCCATGCAGCAGCTGACTCAGGAGCACCTGCAGCTGCAAAGGGCATTCCAGCTGCTGCAGGAGCACCTGGCAGCTACCACAGATGTGGAGAGGGAGGGGAAG atGCGAGCCCAGCTGCAGAATGACCTGCTGTCTGCCCAGGCTAAGATTGAGGACCTGCAGCGAGCGCTGAGCACACAGGGGCAGGACACGGGGTGGGTGGAGGAGAAGGAGAGACTCAGCCTGGAGAACAGACAGCTACAGGACAGGATACACCAGTTAGAAG GTGTGGAGAAGCAGCTGCAGCACCAGGTGTTGGACACAGAGGAGCAGATGGAGCTGCTGGAGTTCCGTATCCTGGAGCTGGAGGAGAAGGAGCGCTCCTCCCCACTCCTCAAG GGGCCTAAGGACTTTGTTTCGGGAGAGAAGACCTCATCAGTAGATGGTGCCAAG CGCCAGTTTGCTAACAGTGATGATGACTACAGTGCCATACAGAGATTGTGCAATGATGAGGGCTTGCAG GACATCAATGTGTTTGAGATGAAGAGAAAGTTAGAAGACGTCACACAGAAAGAG GATTTGGATTCTGAGGAACAGCTTGTTCTGCTGCAGGCCAGGACAATACTAGACCTGGTGGATAAG AAACTGAAAGACTGGAGATCATTAGAAGATGACCTCGGACATACAGTAAAGAAACTGACAGAGGAAAAG ACTGTCCTGACCAAGCAGATGTCCCAGAGTGAAGATGATCACGGGGCAACACAACAGCACCTACAGGCAGCTAACCAG AGAATTAAGGAGTTGGAAGTCCAGACAGTTGCTGAAGCCCAGTCTGCTCGGGAGGCCACTGCGACTGTGATCCAGTCTCTAGAAGACGAGAACGCCCAGCTGAAACTCATGGAGGCCAAGGCCAGGGCAGAGAAGGATGTTGCCAGGCAACAGGCAGACAAGCTGGAAGGAATTGTGGAGGAACTGAAGCAGAAGCTGCAGAGTTCAACCCAAGGTCGCACCTACGAGAACGAGCTTCTGTTTCAGAACCTGGACAAACTCAAGGAGGCCCAGAAG AGACTGTCTGACTTGGAGCAGGAAGAGGAGAGACACAAGGCCTACATCAAACAGCTGGAAGACATCAGG GCTAGTTATGAGTCTGACCCAGAGTCCCCCCTGGCACTGTCATCATCAGATGTGCTGCAGAAG ATAACGGAATTGGAGACCAGGAGAAAAGAATTGGAGAATATTCCTCAT gaGGACACCTCAAGTCTTAAGGAAAGAATTCAAGACCTGGAAGACAGTGAGAGAAAACTTAAGGAGAAGGTTGATGAGTTGTCTGTCCAGGGTGAGTCCTTAAAGGAGGAGAACTCTCAGCTGAAGGAAAGAGTGGAATTACTAGAAGGCAGTGATAAGGAGCTGCGGGGCTTGGTGGAGGAACTGTCCACATCAGAGGTCTCACTTAAAGCAGAAAACTCAGAACTTAAAGAAAATATTCTCAAACAGTCAGAAAGTTCCTTGCAGGATATTGATGGACAGAAAGAGAGAATAGAAGATTTAGAGGAAAACGTCAACAGATATAAGGAGCTTATTGACAGGCTTACAGACTCAAGCAGTAAACTTGAGGTTGAAAATGCTGATCTTAAAGAAAAGCTACAAGACCTTGAGGTGCAGAAACATTCTGTTGAAGACAGCACTGCCACAACAAATCCAACAAGAAGTATTGACTCAGAAAATAGAATACGCAAAATAGAAGAGGAAAATAGAAAAATCAAGGCCCAAGCAGAGGATCTGGCTGCCAGAGAAAGCATTCTACAAGAAGAAAACCACAACTTGAAGGAGATTATTGAAGACATTGAAAAGCAGGCCAGTGAGTTCAAGGAAATGATGGAGAAGATGACTGCATCAGAGAAACGTCTTGAGGACAAAAATGCCAAACTCAGGGATGAAGTTTCCAGGCTGAAGTCTGTAGAAGAGGAAAATGACAGATTAAGAATGGAGGCCAAGAAACACAACAATACTCAAGAAGAGTTGACACATGCATTAGAAAGTGTGAGGGCTGCTGAAGTTGAGCTAAAGAAGGAGTGTCTGAGCTTAAAGGAAAAAATCTGGCTTCTAGAAGAGAAAGAGACAACTCTGAAGGAAGTTGTCAAAGACTTCAAGACCACAGAGGGTGACCTTCAGGAGGAGAACAACAGACTGAAGGATGAACTTGAAGATCTTCAGGAAACTATGAAAGAGTTGGAGATTGCAGGGAGTAGTTTGCCTGGGTTTAGTTCAGAAGGCTCAAGAGCGAGAGGCAGCTCCATGGACCTCGATGAAGATGAGACAGAGTTGTGGAAAAAACTTGAGAATTGGGAGTTCAAGAGAGACAGCAATTCATCTGCCAATACTACAAAGGTATCTGAGGAGAAAGAGACACAGACAGAGGCTGAAGATGTTACTCCTCTTGCCATGCCAACAAGGGTTCCTATTCCTGTGGAAGACAAAGAGACACAGACAGTAAACGTAGCAAAGGAAGTGGAACCTGATCTCAGGAAGACTAGTATGACAATTAGGATTCCAAAGATTTTGGAGGAAAAAAACATACAGACAGAAGGACAGGAAGAGGACAACATAATTACAAATGTTGAGAAAGAGAATGTCAGGCTGATGCAAAAGATAAGGGAGCTTGAGGATTCCCTGAGGTCATCTGCAGGGCAGGATCAGAGCAGTCCACTCCCTGAGAAACCAGAGGAGCCCAAGGTTGGATATGGGTTTGCTCACTTTTGGCCGGATGTCAGCGAAAGTGCCAAGAAGAGGATCCGTGAGCTTGAAGCCAGCAAGTACGCCTTACAGGAGGAGCTTGAGCGGGTCAGGAAGTGTGAGTCTCACCTCCGTACTAGGAACACTGAGCTGGAAACATCCATACATCTGCTCAGCGCAAACCTGTCCAGAGCACAGGAGGGGAAAGACCAGCCAGAGGACTATGAAAGTTTCAAAGAGGACCAAGAGCAACAGGAGTGTGCTATTGGCACTTTGGAGATGGCCACCATGGTGTTTGAACAGAAACTGGCCCATCAGAAGGCAATAGGAGATGGGCTGGATCGTGCGATATTTGGAGTTGATCCTGCAGAATGCAGGAGAGTAAACTGTCCTCTGCTGGGGAAGCACCATCAGCTGCTGCAGGAAGAGGAGCGGCTGAAACTAAAGATTAAAGAACTGGAGGTAACAGTCACAACATACAAAGAGCAGCTGATTTTGTTGAAAGGTGCAGAAAAGGACGATCTCTTACAGAAAGTGTTGGACCTTGAAGTTCAACAAAAAAGTCTtacagaagaaaacaaagtgATGGCAAGAGAATCAGAAGCATTGCGAATCCAGGTTTCAGATCTGAAGGCAGCAGAAGAAGACTGGAGAATGAGGGTCCAGGAACTGGAGGGGATCGGACAGAGTGGTACTGAGAGCGAGAGTGAGAGCCATGCCAGACGCACGATCAAAGAGTTGGAGATGTCTGAAAGAAGGCTACAGCTAGAGTTGGAGGAAGCAAAGGCAACAGCTGAAACTCTGAAAGATAGGGTCTTGGAACTGGAGAGAATCGAAAGGGAGTTACGAGAAGAATTGGCAAAAACAAAGCAGGAGAGAGATGAAGCTACTGAGAATgacaagtctttgtcaagaaggATCCATGAGTTAGAAGAGTCTGAATCCCAGTTGAGGAGTAGACTTACAGATGCGGAGGCAAAGGAAATGGTACTGACTGAATCCCTGAACTGTGCTAATGAGAAGGCAAGAGAACTAGGTGAATCACTTAAGTGTGCAAACACTAAAGTTGATGAACTTGGTGAAGCTGCGAGAGACTTCACAGACAGAGAGGCAAAGCTGGCTGAACGTATTGGGACACTGGAGAAGTCAGAACAAGAGTTGATGGAAAAACTTGAGAAAGTGAACTCTGAATCTCAGCCTGAAGACCAAGGGCAGTCAGAGGACCTTCTAGTAGAAAGAGTTGCTGAGCTGGAAGCTTCAGAAGCTGCCCTGCAGGAACGTGTTGAAATTCTGGAAAAGTCTGAGAAGGACTTATTGGAGAAGCTTGATAAGGCCAATGCCATTGCAGAGCAGAGCAGTGAGGTTGAAAATGAAGTACAACATCTAAGAGAGCAAGTCAGGGACTTTGAACAAGCTGAAATGCAACATAAGGAAAGGATTTCTGGCCTTGAGGCTTTGGAAGGATTTCTTCCTCAGCCTGTTGAGAAATCTGAACAAGACTTGACAGAGAAGCCTGAAAAAGCTGATGACATGTCAGAGCTACATGATCTAAGCAGTGAAGCAGGAAGTGACTTGCAGTCATTAAGAAGGCAGTTGAGTGACTTTGAAGAAACAGAGGCTCAGCTGAGGGAAAGGATCGCTGAGCTGGAAGCTTCAGAACAAGCACTTCAAGAACGTGTTGAAATCCTGGAGAAGTCTGAAGAAGAGCTGATGGAGAAGCTTGAAAAAGTCAGTTCCATTAGTCAGCCTGAGGATCCAGGGAGTGACCCAGGCAGTGAATTACAGTGGCTTCGGAGTCAGCTGATTGACTCAGAGGAAACAGAGACACAGCTGAAGGCCAGAATCGCAGACCTGGAGGCTTCAGAAGATGCTCTCCGTGAGACGCTGGGACAGGCTGACAGCATCATGAGTGAGAGGGAGGCTGGCTTTAAGGACCAGATTGAAGTACTGCACCTCACACAGGTCAAGCTTAAGGAAAGAATCTTTGAGCTTGAGACATCCGAGGAAGAGCTCAAGGAGCAGCTGTTTGAGTTTGGGGTAGTCTTTGATGACGGTGATCTGAataagaagaaggaaagaaaaaagtcaGTGCAAAACCAGGAAACAGAAGGAGACTCTCTGGCAGATGAGATCGGGAAACTGCAGGGTACAGAAGACATGAGTGCAGCTGAGTCCTTCACAGAGAGTGCTAGATTAGACAAACATGAAGTCAACTGGGAGAACAAGTGCAAGGAGCTAGAGGCAGAAGAACAGCTCCTCTCAGAAAAATGTAAAATCTTGGAGGAATCTAAAGCATCGCTGACACAGCAGGTCAAGGACCTTCAAGGTTCTGAAGAAAACCTGAAGCAAGAAGTTGAGATTCTCAATGATGTAAATGGCTCCTTGGAGAAGGAGCTAGAAGACCTGAAAACATCAGAAAAAGCTCTGAAGGATGCAGTTAATGAGTTGCAGCAAGAAAATGGAAACCTCAAAGATAAGATCAAAGAGCTGGAGCAGTCAGAAGTCTCTTTGAAGCATAGAATGAGTGACTTTGCCAATACTGAGGAGACAAGAACAAAGCCAAGTGAGAATGAGGAGGATTTAAGTGAGCTACTAGAAAAAGTAATCCAGGAGAAGTCAGACCTAGAAGAGAAAGTTCAAGAACTTGAGGCATCAGAGAAGTTGCTAAGGGATAGATTACAGGAGCTCCAGAATGCAGACGAAAGTGGGCAACAAAATAAAGAGGACGAAGAACAGAGTCTGGCATTGGAGAATTCTGAGCTGAAAATGAGAATACAGGAGCTCGAGGAGGCAGAGACCGCACTGAACAAGAGGGTCCTTGACCTCAGGAATGCAGAAGCAAAGAAACAGCACACTGTTCCAGAGGTGGAGAGAGAGAATGCAGAACTGAAAGCCAGGCTGCAGGGAGTTGACTCCGGTGGGTTAGATGATACAGTAGCTGAGCTGCTGAAGGAGAAGGAGGAGCTGGAGAGGAAGGTTCTGGAGCTAGAGGAGAAGGACCTTCAGCAGCAGGAGAGGATTCTGGAGATGGAGATGGGAGCACAGCCTTCTGATACAGAG GAACAGACATCCTCCAATCAACAGAAAAGGTTAGCAGAATTGGAGGAGGAATTGCAAGATGCCAAAAAG AGAGTGCAGGAGCTTGAAGGAAGTGAGCAGGCTCTACTGGACAGACTGGATGAACTTGAGTACCAGCAGGATGGTACTGACATGGTACAGCTGCCCAGGGATGAGCTGGACAGGCTAAAGGCTCAGGTACAGCAACAAGACAGTACTGACATGGTGCGGCTGCCCAGGGAAGAGTTGGACAGGCTAAAGGCTCAG GTGTCACTCCTGAGGGAGACAGAGGACAAACTGGATGACcttgaagaggaggaggaagagctCAGGGACAGAATACAG CATTCAAGACAAAGTTCCAGGATCAACAGTCAAGCCTCAAAGCTCCAAAAG aattttgaggccctccagcAGGAACATGAGGAACTGCAGGCTCAGGTACATCAGCTCAAGACCAAGTTGAGG GATGCTACATTAGCCGGACCTGTCAGTGATGTTCGGAACAAGCGCATACAGACGGATCTTTCCTGGATGGACATCACTGTAGACCAGCATGGCCGCGCAGTGGTGGCAGAGCCGGAGATCCCCCGCCCCGTCTCCAGCCCGGCGCGGTCCCCCCACACGGTCGGCAGGCTGAGCCCGGAGCAGCTGGACCAGGAAGTACAGAACTTGGTAAACGCTCTCCCGGCGGGCGAAGCCTTCATGGAGGCCGTCCCAGACGGGCTTGTGCATTGTGAACTGGTGATGGTGGAGGAGGATGAAATATCCCCGTCCTTGGTGCAGGATCCCATGAAG AATGTGGACATTAGGAACCTGCTGGAACAAAAGCTACAACAGAAGCCTGTCTCCCGCGGCATTcctcccctccccacctccACTCCGCCACACTTCCGACCTCGCTCGGGATCCCAGGTATCCCAGCATACCATGGGGGATGTGTCAGACATGGACAGTGAAGCCGAAGCTCCGCCCCTCCCCAGCTCTGCCCCGCCTCCCACCCGCCCCAGAGCGCAGACGACAGAGTCCGAAGGGTCCGAGGCTGGGGCCGTCCCTACCATACAGACCTCCCCTccaaccccccctccccaggagtTCCCTCAGCTGGGTTCTGTGGCTGCCAAGGTCGCCACCTTTACCTCACCACAGGACGATGCTGGTTCTGATACTGATCAGGATGGGGAAG ACCTCCCAGAGGAAGGTGCTGTTGCAGCCCGTGTAGCAGCATTTGAGGCACAAAGTCCGCTGAAGTCCCCAGGAGATGGGAGCATGCCAGACAGTGGGCTAGGGAGGACACTACTGGGAGCAGACAGCAGCCTGGACACAACAGCTACTCCTCCCACTGGGCTGTTTGATCCTCAG GAGCAAATCAACAAGTGGGTTGAAAACCGTCGTCAGCGTAAGGGTCTGTCTCGTGGCTTCACTGTTCCGGTGGGGACCAGGCGCAGGCGGTTCTACGACAGGAGTGAGGAGAACAGCCTGGCAGACGATCCACCTGCACAACCTGCGGAGGATGGTGCTGAGGATCAAAATGTGAGGGAGTTACAGGAAACAATTGAACAACTGCAGAAGAACAACCAG GTGAAAGATGATGCTCTGAAGAATCTTCAGAAGGCCTTAGAAGATTTACAAGGAGAAGTGAAG GACAAGGAAGATCAGTTGGATGATGTCAGTAAGGCAGAGAGACAGCTGCAGGAAGATATCAAG AAACATGCTCGAGACCTGGCACATGGGAGGGAGGAGATCCAGTACCTGGAACAGACCCTGAGA GACAAGGAAGAGGACCTCCGGAAGCTGCGTGAGGATCAGAGACAGTTAGAGAGAGATCTCAGG GCCAAAGAAGATGCCATGGCAACTTCTACACAAATGAGAGAAAAG GTACTTGGTCAGGAAAAGGAACTCCATGAAAAGGATGACTACTTGCAGAACTTGGAGAAACAGTGTAGGGAACTGAAACAAGAG GTGGAAAGGTTGAGGCGTGAGCTGGAGAAGAAAGAACGTGACAGTGATGTTACCTACTACAAGGCCCAGGCACAGATGAAGGAAGGAGAGATCCGCCAAAAGGACGAGGAGCTGCACAGGCTGAGAACAGAG AACAGAAAGTTGGAGGGTGAAGCCcagcaggcagacagacagtgCCGTAAGCTGCAGAAGGAGAAGGAGGGCCTGCAGGCACATGTGGCACGGCTGCAGCAGCTAGAGCACAGGTGTGCAGAGCTGCAGAAACTACAGGACACCCTCAAGAAGGAG AATGACCAGCTGCTGAGGAAGGCAGAGAAGCTGCAGAAGGCGGAGCAGGAGATCAACCTGCTGCGGGAAACTGTGGCAACCCTGCGGGCACACCTGCGGGACATCGAGGCAGTCGACAAGGAGAAGGAGGATCTCAGGGCCAGGCTGGACGCCATCTCGGACCTAAAACAGAGG ATGGAAGCCATCCCGACCAGTGACTATGACACGGACCATCCCAGTAGAAGCTCCCCCTACATGATGACCCGTACTCTCCCTGCAGACCTCAACATGAAGGATTTTCCTGCCAGAACTCCTGGTGCCCCTACAGACAGCAACACTGCAGACATGGATGAG GTGTCCAGTATCATTGACCTTGAGGTCAGGACAGCCTTGGCTCCTTTACAG GCGAAGGTATCCCGCATGCGTGTGAAGTGTCGTGAGAGAGATGTGATGATCATGACCCTGCTGGATGAGCTGCAGTGCACTGTGGACCCTGATGTAACGATCATGCGCACAGCTGAAGACCTGGCATCAGAGATGTTGGAGGAGTATGATGAACCCATCAGCCCCATCTCTGGGAGCATGGGCAATCTTTATAGCTATGCAGCATTTGGGTCATCCTCAGAACGAAGCTCTGGTCAG GCTGACAGTGGTAGAGCATCAGACAACAGTAGGAGACAGATGGTTCGACACAGTACCCCCACCACTGGTGCATCTACCTCCCCCAGTGGTGGTACCAGGTCATCACCCTTGTTGGATGATATTGACGTCCTCCCCACGCGGCTAGATAATGGACATGCCATCAGGGATGACCTGGACCTGGTGCCTGTACGAAGGAAAAGGAAACAGAGGCCAAAG TTGACTGCAGGTCAGTCCAGCCCTGAGCAGATGTGGGAGCTGCACCAGACCCTACAGGATACACACACCAACAACTATGATG TGCCGTTCCTGCCTCTCCCTCTCCCCAAGCTGGATTCTCCTGATCGCAGGACAAGGAGACCTCGAACTTCCCCCAATTCAGATGGCGATAGAAACAAGCATGGCAGAGACAAGACCCCACACCATAGTGGAGCAAGGTCTCACATGTCAAG ATCTCAGCAAAATCCAAAGCGAGCCGGCACCCATTCTTCACCACAAGATGCATTATCCAGATCACATGGACCAAACTGGTATCCACCCCCACTGAATGATGGTAGCTCCCCACTAGCGTTAACCAATGGAATTGCAGAACTTGAACTAACCAATAACCATGGAGTACCAAGTCTTGCCAATGGAATGCCATCATCTTTGTTGACCAATGGACATAGAGTGCCTCCTGTGACCAATGGGGTCCCAGCTTCCTTGCTGACCAATGGACATGGATCACCACATCTGGCCAATGGACTGCCAGCTTCCTTGTTGTCCAATGGCTTTGGAGGTGACAGAGCCCGACATGGCAGTGGTGCTAGTGGCAGCTGGCTGACTGTCTCCAGCACTGCTGATGCTTTGTCAACTGTCTCCCAGACGACAGCTTCCCCACGGCAACAAG GTCCCCCTCAGCCTCCCTCTGACCTGAGGATCCTCCGTGCTGTGGGCAAGTCCTCTGTACTGGTGGGCTGGACACTGCCTCCAATCGATGACATGGGAAACAGCAATGGGGTCCAAGTGTCAGGTTACAAG atcAAGGTAGATGGAGAGGAAACTCAAGTGGTGCCCAGTTCTCATGTCAGCAAG GCTCTAGTGGAGGGGTTGGATCTGACAGTGCCATTCATCCTGAGTGTACAGACCATGTCCACAGATAGGCAGCTGTCAGACAGGGTGGAGGTAGAGTTCACTGACCTCCAGGAGCCACCATCTGTACTGACATCGTCACGTCCCAGCTCCGCTATGTCTGAG GATACATCAGTTTACTCAGACCCTGTGATAGAGGAACCACCTCGCCTG TACCTGGCAGTGTACAACTATAGTCCCAGCAGGAACTCCCCCAACCACTACCCTGAGGACGAGCTGGGGCTGCGAGAAGGGGACGTTGTCACGGTGTTCGGCCCTCTGAGGGAGGACGGCTTCTACGAGGGAAAAGTAGACGGCAGGAGAGGCCTGGTCCCAGCCAGCTTCCTGGAGGAAATCTCTACATCTCAGGACAGACCtccaacagacacacacagaaag CAGCAGAGAAGATCACCCAGTAAGAGACAGGTGTCCAAACAGAAGGAGGGTCATCGGGGGTCTCGACGTCAGGGTGCTACAACACACAAAGACAGGAGACAG AGAATTGTATGA